The following is a genomic window from Planctomycetia bacterium.
CTGAAGCCGTGGCCAGGAACAGCCAATACTGAATATCCGCATCGCGGACGAAGTCGGGCATGGCCCGCTCAATGACGCCCACGTGGAGCAGGGCGATGACAACGAGAAAGGTGATGACCTTTCGCCGATCGGAAAGAATCCGCAGCGAGTAAGCGCAAACGACTTCGAGTACGAAGAAGGCATTGGCAAGGGTCAGGAGCAGTACGGACGACCAGCGAATGGGGCCCGATTGAGTCCAGATCGCCGAGAAGACGCCAATGGTAATGGGGGCGTGGAGCAGCAGGACGACGGCCCAGAGCAGTCGCCAATACGACTTTCGCCGGTCTTGCGAGGCCGTGGGTTGTCGAGTGCCTGTGTTCAAGAATCCTCTCTCTTCGGATTACATAAGCCGAATGTCCGGCCACGTTTTTCCCCTGTCTTGGGAACTGTAAGGGGTACTTTGGCAATTTCAATGCCGCGCGGGGTAAACGGCTCCATAATGCTATGATAGCTGGTCAGGAATTGCCGTTGCCGGGCGAAAGCGAGAATTCTCCATGCCGGATGCGAAAAAAACCAGTTTGCCTGTTGCCTATCAGTCGCATGGCCGAGCCTGGCATGATCTGATTTACTGCTATCCGGTTGTCTCGCGGCGCAGCGGCGGCCTTTCCATCGGCATCAACCTAAACCCTGACAAGGCCTGCAATTTCGATTGCATCTACTGCCAGGTGGACCGCACAACGCCGGGAACGGCGAAAAAGGTCGATCTGGCCGTCGTGGCGACCGAACTCGACCGGCTTCTCGATGCGGCCCTCGATGGGAGTCTTTGGGTCGAGTCGCCCTTCGACAGTGTGACCGAGGCGAACCGCCGAGTCTGTGACATTGCTTTCAGCGGCGATGGCGAGCCCACGACGTATCCAGAATTCGCCGAGGCAGTTCAACTGGCCGCGGTTGCGCGGAAGCGGAGGAACCTCAGCGACACCAAGCTCGTGCTCATCACTGACGCATGCTATCTCAACAAGCCCAACGTCCGGCGGGGCCTTTCTATTCTCGATGAGAACAATGGTGAGATTTGGGCAAAACTCGACGCCGGGACGCAGGCCTACTACGAACTGGTGAATCGCCCGAACTTTCCGTTGTCCCATGTGATGAAGAACATCACCGAGGTCGCGCAGGAAAGAGCCGTCGTGATCCAATCCTTATGGATGCGCGTTCACGACGAGCCGCCGCCTTCAGTGGAACTGCTGGCATACTGCGAGCGCTTAAACGAAGTTCTTGCGGCCGGCGGCAAGCTTAAGTTGATCCAGCTTTACACCATCGCACGAAAAACCACGGAGGCCTATGCCAAGCCCCTGGAAGACGCCGAGCTGGACGCAATCGCCCGAGTCGTTCGAGAGCGGGTGAAGTGCCCGATCGAGACTTACTACGGCGTGGCGGGCTAGGATCGCTTCAGGTCATCGGGCGTTGGTCCGGCACCTTGTTCACCAGCACTTCGCGACGTTTGTTTCGCTACCCGGCGGGCATTAGAATCACACTGGACCGGCACTTTCGAGGTCGGGCCTTGTCTGTTTTCCAGGGCGTTTATGAACTTGAATCTACGGGCTGTCTGCGTCGCGTGGATGTCTTGCGCACTTTTCGCGATGCCGGC
Proteins encoded in this region:
- a CDS encoding radical SAM protein; its protein translation is MPDAKKTSLPVAYQSHGRAWHDLIYCYPVVSRRSGGLSIGINLNPDKACNFDCIYCQVDRTTPGTAKKVDLAVVATELDRLLDAALDGSLWVESPFDSVTEANRRVCDIAFSGDGEPTTYPEFAEAVQLAAVARKRRNLSDTKLVLITDACYLNKPNVRRGLSILDENNGEIWAKLDAGTQAYYELVNRPNFPLSHVMKNITEVAQERAVVIQSLWMRVHDEPPPSVELLAYCERLNEVLAAGGKLKLIQLYTIARKTTEAYAKPLEDAELDAIARVVRERVKCPIETYYGVAG